In the genome of Bufo bufo chromosome 9, aBufBuf1.1, whole genome shotgun sequence, the window CATGCTCTTTGTGGCCACGATTTCCAACGTATGTATTAATataagagaaaaaatgtaattggTAGTGAGCTACTAATTTGTATGACAATGCCATAGACATACATAGAATCTGCAGAGAAAATACTTAAAAGAGCAATTTTCTAATTTTTAGAGACAAAGACtgataaataacataaataactCCAAGAAATGTTATTAATCCAATCCTACACCCTAACATAACTCTGCATTCAAGGTGCAGGAGGGATATATGGAATGGGATCCCGCACCATACAGGGCAGACAGTGTAATTCAGCTGTCATCGGCTGCCAATGACTGGGATCAGAGATAACTACAATCCCAGTCATTTAACACCTCAGCCGCAGTGGTAAATATTGAccgtggcatctgaagggttagacagagggagggcTCCCCCTCTGTTCTCTGATTGGAGCTCCCACAGTGACATTGTGGGGTTCAGATTGCTTATTATGGTAGCCTGGTGCCTTATGAAGGTGCCCAAGCCTGTCATAGTAAGATGCCTGTTAAGTCCGGCCTGCCCTGAGCTTAGTAGGAAGCCTGATAAAATCTCATAGATTACAATACTAATTTATTGCAGTCTATAACACAAGCAAACAGAAAATTATTCAAATACCCCAAGGGGACTAAAAAGCACAGTAGAAAacgttttaaaaataaaaaaaaacacaaaaatataaaaaattaaaaccactgCCCATTTTCTAATCTacagataaaaataaatgaacaataaaaaaaataaacataattggtattggCGTATCTGGTATATCtgaactaataaaatataaaagtatttatcatGTGCATTGAACGCCATaacattcaaaatggccaatttgcagttttttggtcaccttgtccccccaatttttttttataaaaagtgatcatcatggtaccaataaaaactgcaaTCCTCAAACAGCTCTGTATAAATATAATAGATGCAATGCAAAGAAATCAATTTTAAGGTTTTTGATGTTTTCAAAGTATTAAAGTATAActgttattcttttttttttttttatggataggggcagtgatactgaccatttttgtaatgtactttactaagggtactttcacacttgcggcaggacggatccgacaggctgttcaccctgtcggatccgtcctgcagctgtttcgccgtgcccccgggccgccgctccgtccccattgactataatggggatgggggcggagctccggcgcagcacggcggtgcacggcttaaggccgccggactaaaattactgcatgtcaggttttttagtccggcggctttctccgtgcaccgccgtgctgcgccggagctccgcccccatccccattatagtcaatggggacggagcgggggcacggcgaaacagccacaggacagatccgacatggcgaacagcatgtcggatccgtcctgccgcaagtgtgaaactagccttaggctactttcacactagcgttgtttgctgatccgttatggatctgcaaaaaggcttccattacaataatacaaccgcatgcatccgtcatgaacggatccggttgtattaggtcttctataggcatccttcttgaacaccattaaaagtcaaaggGGAAAGGATTGTgcctgccagattgtgtcagagaaaaccgtccccattgacttacattgtgtgccacgaCGGATCTGTTTGTCtccgtttcgtcagacggacagcaaaatgctgcaggcagccttttagtgtccgcctccagagcggaatggagactgatcggaggcaaactgatgcattctgggcgGATccttctctattcagaatgcattggggcaaaactgatccgttttggaccgcttgtgagatccctgaacagaAAGCGAAAAtgctagagtgaaagtagccttactaaaatcgtagctttctattagaaaaatagctctaaagcaaTGCTCCCTGTCTTCTATTAACTTAACTGTGGAGACATGCTCAACACAAGACAGGGATTGTtgctttaggctaggtctacacgacaacatttgtcccgcgacaataagtcgcgcgacagatagggcacaactacactgcaacatttgtcgcgcaacattttgttgcaccaatgtcgcgcgacaatttttataatggcagtctatggtgtcacactgcaacaacatctcgaatggattttctgcgactgttgcatctCAGTcgtagcatgtcgcatgttgcagtgcgacaccatagagtgccattataaaaattgtcgcgcgagatTGGTGCAAGAAAATGTTGCGCAACAAATGtcattgtgtagacctagccttagagctatttttctaatagaaatataTACGATTTCAGTCATTAAAGtttattacaaaaatgttcagtatcactgcccctacacactacaaaaaaaatgacagttacactttaaaatacAAAAACTTTTTTCATAAAAGTTGGTTTTGCATTCtgacacttaaaaaaataaaatctgtatgTAGAACTGAACCTTCTAATGTTTCTTACAAACAATATTTCAATGGCTTGAGAAATACACAGATATGTGCAGAGACTTGTACTTACTTTGCTTATTGTATTTCAGGTTTGGCTAAAAGATGTACCTGGTACAACTTCATATGGTATATGGCAAGTGTGCTTTGAGGGGACTTGTAATACTATATTTGAAGTGATTTCCAGTGACAATCGTAAGTTACTGTTGTTATTTTTTTGTCTCATTGTGACATCACCAAACGTATGACTTCTCTAATTAGTAGGTTAGAGCAGAGTAGGTCACTTGTGCAGTAAATAGATGTATATTCTGGATTTTTCAACTTAAAATTTCTGTGCATATCACAATAAAACGATTAGCTTAAATGCATTCAAAATGTTTCATTTCTGTATGTTTCACATTTCTAAACATATGAATGACTGTCCaaagaaatacaaaataattatatattatcAACAGTGTATAGTCTAGAACCTGAATGCTTAATGAGTTATGCCTCAAATGGCAGGGCCAACAGCTCCTGTGCTTGTATATTGCCAGTCCGCTACTAATGTCCGTCTCTTTCAGAGCCGTCTATGAGGGCAGTGGAAGCTTTCATGATTCTGGCCATTATCTTCTGCTGTATAGCACTGATGTCATTCGTTGGGCAGCTCTTCACATTGGAAAAAGGATGTCGATTTTACATTACAGGAGCCATGATGCTTATCTGCTGTAAGTATACGGTGCATAACTATGACACTGAATGTCATGTTTCATTGTGTTGGGTCTGATCACGCTGGCATTTCTTTAttacagtctaaggctactttcacactggcgttttggctttccgtttctgagatccgttcagggctctcacaagcggtccaaaacggatcagtttttccctaatgcattttgaatggaaaaggatccgctcagaatgcatcagtttgcctccgttcagtctccattccgctctggaggccgacatcaaaacgctgcctgcagcgtttttctgtccgcaatgtgttgcagagcaagatggatccgtcctgacacacaatgtaagtcaatggggacagatccgttttctctgacacaatagaaaacggatccgtcccccgttgactttcaatggagttcatgacagatccgtcatggctatagaagacataatacaaccggatccatccatgacggatgcaggcagttgtattattgtaatggaagagtttttgcagatccatgacggatccgcaaaaagcgctagtgtgaaagtagccttttatAGTCTGATCATTTCTCTCTGGTCAAATGTTCCATCATCAGAACTAGTCCTGAAAGAACACGCTTTTGTTGGATAATAggagctttttaaaaggctgttgGATGATAAAGATGTAACAAAACTAAATTGTATCTGCTTAGTCTTTGCTGATTCTTCATCTGTAGCTCTTTTCAGCTGATACATTTGACACCATTTAGGGTGGCTTCAAACAGTGTTTTTTGGAAAAATACCACTACTAATGTTGGTGTAATTTTTTAACTAAAGccggaagtggatccagcaggaagttcAAGtcctttcttttatattttcCATTCCTTTTAAGCCCACTTCTGCTTGAAAGACGGACAAAAAAGAGCAGtgtttttcagaaaaaaaatgctGTGTGTGAAACCAACCAAACAGGAAATTTTGGCTTGAATTATCCTTTATTAGGCTAGTTTTTCAACTGTGGCAAGGCCCTCCGTCAGGCTGTTCCGACAGagcacagcctgccggagttctccgGATCAAGCCTTGATGGATACTGcaactgactataatggggtccggcagagatccggccgctACCTGGCAAATATACAGAGAACTGGCTGGACAAAAAGCACTGCATGCAGCAGTTTTTCTCTAGCCAATTTCCAgcattctctgccagaacagccggctgcagatgtgaaagtagccttgtgcACAGATTTTACAAGTTATGGCTTGGTATTAACTAGGATGCCCATGAAAAATAAGTGACTATCATTCATATTTTTTTATAGCATCTCAGATGGTTGTACTCCTGACATATATATAGAAGACTTCTTATATAGTTCTCATAGTTTCTAACATGGATAGCTTGGGAtatttacactgaacaaaaatataaacgcaacactttcggttttgctcccattttgcatgagctgaactcaaagatctgaaacattttctacatacataaaagacccattactctcaaatattgttcacaaatctgtcaaaatctgtgttagtgagcacttctcctttgccgagataatccatcccacctcacaggtgtggcatatcaaggtgctgattagacaacatgaatattgcacaggtgtgccttattctgcccacaataaaagtccactctgaaatgtgcagtttaatCACACAGCACAATACCACAGATGTCGgaacgtttgagggagcatgcaattggcatgctgactgcaggaatgtctaccagagctgttgcccgtgcaatgaatgttaatttctctaccataagccgtctcctaaggcgtttcagagaatttggcagtacatccaaccggcctcacaaccgcagaccacgtgtaacacaccagcccaggacctccacatccagcatgttcacctccatgatcatctgagaccagccacccggacagctacaGCAactatcggtttgcataaccaaagaatttttgcacaaactgtcagaaaccttctccgagaagctcatctgcatgctcgtcgtccttatcggggtctggaccttactgcagttcgtcgtcgtaaccgacttaagtgggaaatgctcacattcaatggagTCTAGCACGTTGGAGAGGggttctgttcatggatgagtctCCGTTTTCACTTTTCagtgcagatggcagacagcgtgtgtggtgtcgtgtgggtgagcggtttactgacgtcaacgttgtggatcgagtggcccatggtggcagtggggttatggcatgggcaggcgtatgttatggacaacgaacacaggtgcattttattgatggcattttgaatgcacagataccgtgacgagatcctgaggcccattgttgtgccattcatccacgaccatcacctcatgttacaccatgataatgcacggccccatattgcaaggatctgtacacaattcctggaagctgaaaacatcccagttcttgcatggacagcatactcaccggacatgtcacccattgagcatgtttcggatgctctggatcggcgtatacgacagcatgttccagttcctgccaatattctgcaacttcgcacagctattgaagtggagtggaccaacattccacaggccacaatcaacaacctgatcaactctatgcgacggagatgtgttgcactgtgtgaggcaaatggtggccacaccagatactgactggttttctgacccccccccccccccccccagtaaggcaaaactgtgcccatttcagagtggcattttattgtggtcagtctaaggcacacctgtgcaatattcagcaccttgatatgccatacctgtgaggtgggatggattatctcggcaaaggaggagtgctcactaacacagatttagacagatttgtgaacagtgTTTGAGAGTAAtgagtcttttgtgtatgtagaaaatgtttcagatctatgagttcagctcatgcaaaatgggagaaaaaccgaaagtgttgcgtttatatttttgttcagtgtatgtttTTTTCTTGATTTCTTCTTTTAATATATTTGAACTAGAAATAAGACAAGAACAGTAATGACAAAGGTCAAAACTAAGACAAACAGCTTTATACCAACTGCGGCCCTGACGTTCCATGCGCATGATTTATTTCCTGTACTTTGTcagaaataattttttgacttgttCATGGGTTCATgatcagctccattcaagtgggGCCGAGTTACAACACTAGACTCTACTAGGCTGTATCTGGAAAATGACAGGCCGTTTTTGTAAGTAATTGATTCATGACATTAAACAGACACAAGTGGGCAGATAGCCGTTACATTTATTATATATACGGCATTACAAATATTAAGTGTGAGATAAGTACAGTAATCTGACTgccatctttcttttttctttacagtCATTTGTATTCTTTGTGGAGTTTCCATCTACACAGCCAGATTTGCAAACAGTGCTTCAGGATTCTACCACGCCTATTGTTTCATTTTAGCATGGATCTGTTTCTGCCTCAGCTTTATACTTGGAATCCTCTATATGGTCCTGCGGAAGAAGTAATTGTCCTATAAGTCTGTATCTGCCCCACAGCCTGTGAACCGTAATGTCAACAGAATCCTCCAACTTGCCAACATCAGAAATGATGTCA includes:
- the EMP1 gene encoding epithelial membrane protein 1; its protein translation is MLVILAAMFVVHIAVTIMLFVATISNVWLKDVPGTTSYGIWQVCFEGTCNTIFEVISSDNQPSMRAVEAFMILAIIFCCIALMSFVGQLFTLEKGCRFYITGAMMLICFICILCGVSIYTARFANSASGFYHAYCFILAWICFCLSFILGILYMVLRKK